AAGTCCCAGACAATGGGAGCTGGAGAAGATTTCAACGGAGAACAAGAAGAAATACGCTGAAAGGCACGGATATCATTTCTTTGTGAAGAGCACAGGCTTAAAGAGACGATATGCTCATGAATGGCGTGAATCTTGGGAAAAAGCAGATTATATCATGGAAGCCATGAAGAAATACCCTCATGCTGAATGGTTTTGGTGGGTCGATTTAACAACATTCATCATGGAACCTCAATATTCTCTTGAAAAGCTTATTATTAACAGACTTGACCATATTGCGACCAGGAATATTACTGATAGCATGGAGTTcaatccaaaaaatttccacGAAATTCCATTTGTTGACTATAGTGAAGATATCAACTTTATTTTAGGGCAAGATTGCAACGGTTTCAGTTTGGGTTCTTTTCTGGTTCGTCGAAGTGATTGGACTAGCAGATTGATGGACTTCCTTTGGGATCCAGTAGTCTATGGGCAAAAGCACATGGATTGGCCTCACGATGAGCAAAATGCAATTGAGTACTTCTACGAGAATAATGCTTGGCTTCGAAGCGGCATGGGATTCGTTCCTCTTCGCCTTTTCAATTCATATCCTCCAGGTGCTTGTGCTGGTGAAGGTGAAAATCCTCGTTTCTTTTATAACCAAAAAGAAGGAGACTTCTTGGTAAACTTGGCAGGCTGTAATTATGGAAGGGACTGCCTAGatgaaataaatcattATAAGGGATTAGCGCAAAGAAAACGGGGTTGGAGGAAGTTAGTTCCGTTTCTTTAATAGAGACCTCACATATTTCcatcattattattaatattttaaattcatactttatcattctttttccttgCGTGTGCTAGGCTGTCAATGCGATCCTTTATCATGTGATGCACTAAACTCTCTCCTTTGCTACTTAGCAGCTTTTGCGGTCATTTAACACTGCTTAATATTTGGTGCTTTCCGTTTTTATACATTAATTTCTTCGCaaacaattgttttaatagGATTAGATgtgtatattttttatgcGACATGTGATGACAGAAAAGAGAGAATGTCTGAGAACCTTGGcgttcatttttttctttcttcaaaagacAGCGTTGacgaaattaaaattttctaaaacatGCTTTTGTCAGAAACATTTAAGCCTTGAGACAATGACTATAAAGGCAAAGTCTGATGTCGTAATcagttttaaattatagcATAAcatatcttttatttcaatatcaatttctcccattttttaatttaataacaTTTAGTGCTGATATAACCTGCTAGTATGATAAAGTAATTCTACCTACTATAGTTTTATAATGTAGTGAGTGGTTGAGATTTCCACATATCGTCTTCTGAATAGGCATGTGGGTTCACAAATAAAGAAGTAGTTTGATAAATACAGTAACATATACTAATTGTTAATAGATGTAGTTTTTCTACAAATATAGCACCTTGATTGCAAAAGGAAATGTATAACatttaactttttcacGAACCAAaaagtatatatattacATTTAAGTACTTTTGTATTACAAATAAAGCTTTAGAACTTCAAATATTACCATTGTTGGCTTTGGTGTTTTAGCGTCTCCCAGTTCGTTTGCACACTATACTGGCGTCCACTTCGAAGAAAACTTCACCACTCCCAAATGGCAACTGGATTTAAATTGCCTGAGTTAGCACCCGTAAAATCAGCATGGGGACCTCCTGAAACGGAACAGATAGGAGGTGATATTCCTTATGCTCCTTTTAGTAAAGGTGACCGTCTTGGAAAAATTGCAGATTGGTCTGTTGATCAACCTAAAGATGGACGTGAACAACGTGGACGTCAAGGAGCATTTGCTGGTCGTTTCCGTGACCAATATCAAACTTATGGTTATGGCGCGTCGTCCATTTTTGGTTATCAGCATTCGGAGGACGAATCCAGTTTCTCGGTGATCGATCGTGGTTCTGTCAATCGTACACGCACTTCCGCTCGCAACGGCGGCACTTTATTGAAGGTTCGCGGTAGAGGACAAAACGTTCAACGAGGTGGTCGTGGCGGTCGCTACGGTTCTTCTGGTGGAAGAGGTGCAGGTGATACAGTGGTTTCTAGATCCTCAGGCGCTGGAGGAGCAAGAGGTCGTCGGTTTGGTTGGAAGGATTATGATAAACATCAACGTCTTCGCAACGCCAGTGTTACTGTTGGTGACGACTGGCAGCTTCTTGACGAGGTTGAGTTCAGCCATTTATCTAAGCTCAATTTAGCTGCTGCTGCTCCTGTTACTGTGGATTCATATGGTTATATTTATCCTTATGACAAATCTTTTGACAAGATTCATGTTAAATCAGAAAAACCATTACAAGCCTTGGACCGTGTTCATTACAACCCTACCACTACTGAAGACCCCGTTATCCAAAAACTCGCTCTTAATAGTGATGCTAACATTTTCATTACGGATTCCATTTTGTCTTTATTGATGTGTTCAACTCGCTCAGTGTATCCCTGGGATATTGTAATTACTCACCAAAGTGGAAAGCTATTCTTTGACAAACGTGAAGGCGGACCTTTTGATTATCTCACTGTCAATGAAAACGCATACGATTCTCCCATGGACGCTGACAACCGCGAAGGTGTTAATTCTCCTGGAGCCCTTTCTGTCGAAGCTACGTACATTAACCAAAACTTCTGCGTCCAAGCTTTACGTGAAACCGAAGAAgagaaatataaattacCTCATCCCAATCCCTTCTATAATTCTAAGGAAGAAAGTGAGCCATTGGCTGCTCACGGTTATATCTATCGGGATGTTGATCTTTCTCTCGAGACAGACGAAAAGCCTGTTAAGCTAATGGTTCGTACCGAAGTTGACGGTTATGTTAAAAATCCTGCGAACGATGTTCAATACATTTCTATCAAGGCTCTTAATGAGTACGATCCcaaatttacaaatgttACTGGTTCTGTGGATTGGCGTTCCAAGCTCGAAAGTCAAAGAGGTGCTGTGTTTGCCACTGAAATGAAGAACAATAGTTGCAAGCTTGCCCGTTGGACTGTCGAAGCTTTATTGGCTGGTGTTGATAGCATGAAGGTTGGTTTTGTCAGTCGTTCAAATGCCCGTGACGCTCAGCACCACGGCATTTTGGGTGTTGTAGCTTATAAGCCTGCTGATTTGGCTTCCCAAATGAACTTAAGTTTGTCTAATGGTTGGGGTATTGTTCGTACTATTGCAGATGTCTGTTTGAAAATGCCTGATGGAAAATATGTCCTTGTAAAGGATCCCAACAGACCTATTTTACGCTTGTACTCTGTTCCACCCAACActtttgaagaagctgCTGGACCCTCCCTTGAAGCTTCTTCTACTGCTTAAAAAGGACGGATGTAGAAAGTTCATTAAAAAGGTTACATGTATAATACTCAATTACATGTGCAAATCTAAGATCTTTAAATCGGTTTTATATTTTCggtttctttattttttaatcttaTGAACTGTTTCTCGGTAAATTAGAAGCTAAGTGTAAAGTAATGTATTTGTTGGAATAGTAAAAATGAAGCGAAGGAAAATTAAGTGCCGTTTAATTCATTTGGAAATATCTGATTTTCGATGCTTCCAAcgtgatttttttcatgaacATTGCTTTTAACACACTTTAGGGTATTAcggtaaaaaaattagaactCGATTAGTAGAAAACCGATATAGCTCATTGCCACTAGCCAAGAGATCGTAAAACGGTTTCAAGCTTAGTCAGAATATTGTGGTAAAACAAGAGGTAAAGCTTTTAGCAAAAATTCGTTTGAAGAGAATTTACACCGGATTACACTTATAATTTACCATACGTGGTTTACAAAAATAGCTACTAAAAGTTCACTAAGCACGTGAAATAAAGACTTTTACTAAGCATTTGCTTTAATATTGGCTTTTCTATGCAAATCCAAGAAACTGTTCCTTTAGATGCACCAGAGCATTGCCCCGGACCGTCATCTGAAAATGCAGGAACTGCATCAGCATGTGAAGGATGCCCTAATCAACAAATTTGCGCTTCAGCACCTCGTGGAGAAGATCCAGATTTACCATTGGTTGTAGAACGCTTGAAAGAAATCAAGCACAAAATTCTTGTTTTATCAGGTAAAGGAGGTGTTGGAAAGTCCACATTCTCTTCGCAATTAGCATGGGGGTTATCGCTTGAAGAAGACAAGCAGATCGGGTTAATGGACGTGGATATTTGCGGGCCTTCAATTCCGAGAATAATGGGTGTTGAAAAGGAGGAAGCCCATCAATCAAGCAAAGGCTGGTCCCCTATTTATGTATGCCCTAACTTGGCTGTTATGTCAATTGGATTTTTATTACCAAGCGAAGATTCATCTGTTATATGGAGGGGGCCCAAAAAAAACGGGCTGATCAAACAATTCATCAAAGACGTTAACTGGGAAAATTTAGACTATTTGATTGTTGATACTCCTCCGGGAACTAGCGATGAACATTTATCTTTggttcaattttttaaaaattccgGAATTGATGGTGCTGTTGTAGTTACTACTCCTCAAGAGGTTGCTCTTCAAGACGTCCGTAAAGAAATAGATTTTTGCAGAAAGGCGTCCATCCCTATCCTTGGATTAGTGGAGAACATGAGCGGTTTTGTATGTCCTTCTTGCAAAGGCAAGTCTAATATATTCACTATTACTACAGGAGGAGGTGAAGCGTTAGCAAAAGAAATGGGACTACCATTCTTGGGTAAAATTCCTTTGGACCCATTGATTGCACGTTCATgtgattttggaaaaagctTTATTGATGAATGTCCTGAATCGCCTGCTTCCGAAATTATCATTGatattattaacaaaattgatGAGAGTTTACAGAAAAggcaatgaaaaaaatataaaaaaaggttggAATCTGcttaatttcaatttttttgtataatataaaatacgtttattcaaatatttattgaaCCTTCTGAGTATATTCCTTGTATATCCTCATTGAGCACTTAAAGTAAACATGTAGTCATTGTgacattttttggattaaaaagaaatttgaaatccTTAGTTAATGGATATAATACAAGACAATGCTAAAGCCTGcaattcaaataaaaactcGCAATCAACATAAGCACATTAGTATTCCGAGGATCTGAAGATGCATTGCCCGCGGAATAGCCGACCACCATAGTGATACCaccaaaataaaaaatgtcaaAGATGGGATCCTCAAGCATGGGTGAACTTCAGGATGGGATAACCCAAGAAGACtccattgaaaaaaagtcaAAGAATGTTGCTTCACACGgagaaaaaaggaaagtgaagcgaaaaaaagaagaccTAAGTATGGATGGTTCAAATGATGGAGTGAAAGATTCACCAGACTCTAATGACGACTCTcagagtaaaaaaaagaaaaagaaaaagttaaaaaaatctcagCAACCGctaaatgaagaaaattacCCTAGATTGCAAACTACGGAAAACAATCTTCAAAAACCCCTAAAAATTAGCGACCTACAAGAGCTTGTATTCTGGTGTTTAGCTGATGGACAGGCTCCTTCATGGGTTCTAGtgagaaataaacaaatgattCATAGAGCAGTGATACTTTTAGTTCCTGGATTGGAGCCTAGTCAATTTGGGTTTCAACCCGTGCGCGGCAACAAGCACTCATTTTTGCTGCCGAATTTGCTAAATGAAAATGGCCCCATTCAATTACCTGATTTTTGTGAAGTGTTTGATCGCGCATGGCCTACGAGATCTCCTGGAGATCGATTTCGTGTCTTTTCTCCGGTGAATGCCTTTTTGCAATCTCCTCTGAGTAAtgaacaaaagaagaaaagagatAAAGAAACACGTGCTATGGCTAGTTTTTCCAAACCATCTGATTACTTAATGAGTTATGAATCTTTCATTGAAGACGAATACCCATTACATCCTACTGTCATGAAGGGTGAAGAGGTTACTCAGCCTTCAGGATGGGTTGCTTCTGCAGGAGATTTTCATTCTCCTCCTATAAATCCCAAAATTCTTGCTATTGATTGCGAAATGGTGCGGACTGAGAACGGGTTAGAAATAGCCAGAGTAACTATTGTAGACATGAAAAGTGAGGTTATTTACGACGAATTTGTAAAACCAGAATCACCCGTCACTGATTATGTTACCCAGTATTCTGGCATAACTGAAGAAAAACTGAGAAATGTTACTACTGTTCTTTCCGATGTTCAATcttacttaaaaaagactGTGGACAACAATACCGTTCTTTTAGGCCATAGTCTAAATTCTGATCTTAATTGCTTAAAATTTACACACCCTCATATCATTGATACGGCAAACATTTATAATCACACTCGTGGTCCCCCTTCAAAACCATCGCTTAAATGGCTTGCAACGAAGTGGTTGAGGCGTGAGATACAAAAAGCGGGAGCTCTGGGGCACGATTCTGCAGAAGATGCTCTTGCTTGTGTGGATCTTCTAAAGTTGAAAGTTAAGAATGGACCTGCCTTTGGGTTGTTTAACCAAGACTTTGAGTCAATCTTTCATAGATTGTCACGACAGCAGCCAACTCCATTGATTGGTGCAATTGCCGACTATGGTAATCCGGAGTCGTGCATTGGCAAAGCGGCTCATAAAAGCGTTTCTTGTGCGAATGATGATGAAGTCGTAAGCGCTGTTGTAAGTCTTTCAGACATGCATAACTTCGTGTGGGGTCGTTTTCGCGAATTGGAGCATGCGGCTATGTGGAACGCTAATCGAAATACAAAACAAGAAAACAACTCTGATACTGATACAGAGAATGATTCGGTAGAAGAGGACCAAGTAACTAGCTATTCTTCTGCTTTAGAGCGTTTTAATCGAAGAATTCGTCTTTTATACGACTCCTTACCAAAAGGTTCTCTATTGCTTTTGTATACTGGTACTGGAAATCCCATCGAAATGTCAAAATTAAACGCTATTCGCCAACaatttagaaaagaatACCAGACCAAAAAATGGGATGAGCTATCAGTAAAATGGactgatgaagaaaatatgaaatatatatctGCTGTTGAAAACACAAGGAATGGATTGTCTTTTATGACGATCAAATAAGTGTGTTTTTATATTGCGATCAAGTAAATTTTGGGTAAAGGGTCTGCATTTTATTGGTCATAATAGATagttgaagaaaacaattgtTTTGGTTTATGTATATGTTGAAATTAAGAAAGGTAAACAGCTAGTCAGACACGTATATTAGGGGCGTTTTTATTATTGGATGCCACTAACGCTACCTTGATTGTAGATTAATACCTTTCCTTCTAGTAATGTGTTTCTAGAATGCGCTAACCTTTTCTACAATGCTAATTacgaaaatgaaacaaaatgctgccaatttattattttggatatattttgaaaaatcatGATTTTTAGGATTCAATCTAATTTAAACGTTGCTGCATAAAGCATGGCTAGTAAAGTACAAGAACGTTAATTTGTCTTTCATAAGGATAAGGAATCGTAGACATCTTCGGATCAttcttgcatttttttatcctcAGTTTCTTCAGATGATTTTTGAGCAGCAACTTCTTGACGTGCTCGTTCCTCCGCCATTGAAAGTTCCAAGGCTAACGCCAATTCAACGTCAAGATTAGGATCGACTCCATACTCAAATTGGTTTTGAGAAGCAACTACACCTTGTCCAATAGGGGATTGATTTACCAAATCTGAAAGTAACTGCGGGCTAGGTGGAATGCTGACAAGATGACTAAAATTGTTAATactagtaaaaaaaagaagccaAAAATGTCCGAAAAATCCGTAGACTTACCAACTGTCACTTGAATTAGCAGCGTCAATGAAATGCTGCAAAGCTGATTCATTCTGAAGCTCACCAATGTGAATGATATCAATAGCAAcattattctttttcatacGCTTGGCTAGACGAATAAGATTTTTCTCGTCCTCAACAATAGGAGAACCTACAAATGCAACAATTCTTTGACGttgaattttgttttctctaTGCTTTAAGGCTAACTGCGCAATCTGTATACCATCGCCAAACTTTGCGTTTCCTCGGACAGGCAGGTCGTGCATTGCAGATAAGAATTTACCATAATCTCTGGTTAATGTAGAAAGAACTTGGGGACTAATATGATTAGAATTTCTGTAAAGTATTTTATAGCTGAACATAAAGTACCGTTCAAGCCGTAATATTAATCATATACCTATTATCACCAATTGTCATTAAACCACACATGTTCTCCGGATTATCATTGATCTTTTGATTGAAAATCATATGTACAGTATCCTTTTGAGCTTCAAACCTCGTAGGTATATAATCACCATTAATCATCCATTCTGAATTATCAATTCTGCCATGTTAGAGCaataatttaacaaaaataaattcttacAGAATCATCGTTGCTTCTAACACCATCTTGAAGAcctataatttaaaacttaatgcgaagaaatttgaaagaacgCTTGGTAGATTACAGAAGATGTGTTGCAAAGTGAACTAGACAAGGTATTACTACTCACCTTCTCTAGTCATTCTCGGATAACGATATGTAACGCATCACAAAATGAAACATCGAAAAACATGGTGATACACAATTCATTTCCTGTTCGAATCCACAGGTTCTCTAATTTCTTACAGCACGCGTAAATAATCGAAAGCCAACACCAAATGCGTGAAATTGTTATAATACAAGTGTAGGTAATAAacgctttttaaaaaattttatatatttactGAAGCGGAAAACTGGAATTTAAAGGGTACTGCTGAGatactaattttttggagaTACATGCAGAGCTGTTGGTATAACATATTAGAGGCCTCAGCAGGCAACTTGACTGAATCTCGTAGTCaaattattactttttttttccttttttaattaatagaaggtaatatttttaaaagcgaTAAAGCCAGGGACCTTCAGACGTTTGAGAagtatttaattttctatATAAACatttcttgtttttaaattactttaaatACTTGGATTAAGTTTTGCTCTGGTTACAGGGCGGCCAGCAATAGAGCATTGCTAGAAAGATTTTAACTCGCCAGGAATGTTTTTGGAAACTTTGATTCATGGCGTAACGTTTTGTGTACCGTTTTTTAGCAAGTCTGCTAGAATTCACACTTTATCAAAGGATGTTTTTCAACAAAGGAAATTCCCAGGAAATACCTTGTGGGCTGCTGCCCTCAATCGCTTCACTGcatatttatttgcttcCAAAGAACTTTCGTCAAAACAAGCATACTTAGCCCAAGACTTTGTCAATGTCTGCAAGGATGCCAGTGTCTTTCAGAATGTATACTATTATgagttaaaaaagaatatccTTACAGATTTAGGATTTTCTGACTTAAAAAACTCTGATAAATCATTGGctctttcaaaatcttcttctACTTTTGACcttcagaaaataaaaaagatcCATGATTGTTTACTCTCAGAGTATCGGAAGTATGTACGATATCAAGAGCGAATAGAAGAAACAAGACCTGACTTACAAAAGCAATTAacagatttaaaaaatccaattGAGTGGTATCCAGGAGCGAGAAAACTCAGAAGGCATATCATTATGCATGTCGGCCCAACGAATAGCGGGAAAACACATAGGGCTTTAGAAAGACTTAAGACTTGCAAGAAAGGTATATTTGCTGGCCCTTTAAGACTTTTGGCTCACGAAATCTATAATCGCTTGCAAGCAAACGGAATAGCTTGTAATCTTTACACAGGGGAAGAGATTAGAAATGATTATCCTTTCCCTCAGGTTGTTTCATGTACTGTAGAAATGTGCAACTTATCTACTACTTTTGATGTTGCAGTCATTGATGAAATCCAAATGATGGCTGATCCTTCACGGGGATATGCTTGGACTCAATGCTTGCTTGGCTTGCAGGCTAAGGAAATTCATTTATGCGGAGAAGAAAGTGTTGTTAAATTAGTGCGTTCAATTGCTAAAATGACCCAAG
This portion of the Schizosaccharomyces pombe strain 972h- genome assembly, chromosome: I genome encodes:
- the rex1 gene encoding putative ribonuclease H70 is translated as MGELQDGITQEDSIEKKSKNVASHGEKRKVKRKKEDLSMDGSNDGVKDSPDSNDDSQSKKKKKKKLKKSQQPLNEENYPRLQTTENNLQKPLKISDLQELVFWCLADGQAPSWVLVRNKQMIHRAVILLVPGLEPSQFGFQPVRGNKHSFLLPNLLNENGPIQLPDFCEVFDRAWPTRSPGDRFRVFSPVNAFLQSPLSNEQKKKRDKETRAMASFSKPSDYLMSYESFIEDEYPLHPTVMKGEEVTQPSGWVASAGDFHSPPINPKILAIDCEMVRTENGLEIARVTIVDMKSEVIYDEFVKPESPVTDYVTQYSGITEEKLRNVTTVLSDVQSYLKKTVDNNTVLLGHSLNSDLNCLKFTHPHIIDTANIYNHTRGPPSKPSLKWLATKWLRREIQKAGALGHDSAEDALACVDLLKLKVKNGPAFGLFNQDFESIFHRLSRQQPTPLIGAIADYGNPESCIGKAAHKSVSCANDDEVVSAVVSLSDMHNFVWGRFRELEHAAMWNANRNTKQENNSDTDTENDSVEEDQVTSYSSALERFNRRIRLLYDSLPKGSLLLLYTGTGNPIEMSKLNAIRQQFRKEYQTKKWDELSVKWTDEENMKYISAVENTRNGLSFMTIK
- the moe1 gene encoding translation initiation factor eIF3d, translating into MATGFKLPELAPVKSAWGPPETEQIGGDIPYAPFSKGDRLGKIADWSVDQPKDGREQRGRQGAFAGRFRDQYQTYGYGASSIFGYQHSEDESSFSVIDRGSVNRTRTSARNGGTLLKVRGRGQNVQRGGRGGRYGSSGGRGAGDTVVSRSSGAGGARGRRFGWKDYDKHQRLRNASVTVGDDWQLLDEVEFSHLSKLNLAAAAPVTVDSYGYIYPYDKSFDKIHVKSEKPLQALDRVHYNPTTTEDPVIQKLALNSDANIFITDSILSLLMCSTRSVYPWDIVITHQSGKLFFDKREGGPFDYLTVNENAYDSPMDADNREGVNSPGALSVEATYINQNFCVQALRETEEEKYKLPHPNPFYNSKEESEPLAAHGYIYRDVDLSLETDEKPVKLMVRTEVDGYVKNPANDVQYISIKALNEYDPKFTNVTGSVDWRSKLESQRGAVFATEMKNNSCKLARWTVEALLAGVDSMKVGFVSRSNARDAQHHGILGVVAYKPADLASQMNLSLSNGWGIVRTIADVCLKMPDGKYVLVKDPNRPILRLYSVPPNTFEEAAGPSLEASSTA
- the gmh5 gene encoding alpha-1,2-galactosyltransferase, whose product is MWNPKKKSEALAKFKSFPYPKPGTSNVLDSKEGDTRRKYFTKTHLHRLFVFVVLLLCSGYFLKHTLLTRPKESNVVMIFVNNIGGGVLDVKSPRQWELEKISTENKKKYAERHGYHFFVKSTGLKRRYAHEWRESWEKADYIMEAMKKYPHAEWFWWVDLTTFIMEPQYSLEKLIINRLDHIATRNITDSMEFNPKNFHEIPFVDYSEDINFILGQDCNGFSLGSFLVRRSDWTSRLMDFLWDPVVYGQKHMDWPHDEQNAIEYFYENNAWLRSGMGFVPLRLFNSYPPGACAGEGENPRFFYNQKEGDFLVNLAGCNYGRDCLDEINHYKGLAQRKRGWRKLVPFL
- the nbp35 gene encoding Fe-sulfur cluster assembly ATPase Nbp35, with the translated sequence MQIQETVPLDAPEHCPGPSSENAGTASACEGCPNQQICASAPRGEDPDLPLVVERLKEIKHKILVLSGKGGVGKSTFSSQLAWGLSLEEDKQIGLMDVDICGPSIPRIMGVEKEEAHQSSKGWSPIYVCPNLAVMSIGFLLPSEDSSVIWRGPKKNGLIKQFIKDVNWENLDYLIVDTPPGTSDEHLSLVQFFKNSGIDGAVVVTTPQEVALQDVRKEIDFCRKASIPILGLVENMSGFVCPSCKGKSNIFTITTGGGEALAKEMGLPFLGKIPLDPLIARSCDFGKSFIDECPESPASEIIIDIINKIDESLQKRQ
- the rpn10 gene encoding 19S proteasome regulatory subunit Rpn10, which gives rise to MVLEATMILIDNSEWMINGDYIPTRFEAQKDTVHMIFNQKINDNPENMCGLMTIGDNSPQVLSTLTRDYGKFLSAMHDLPVRGNAKFGDGIQIAQLALKHRENKIQRQRIVAFVGSPIVEDEKNLIRLAKRMKKNNVAIDIIHIGELQNESALQHFIDAANSSDSCHLVSIPPSPQLLSDLVNQSPIGQGVVASQNQFEYGVDPNLDVELALALELSMAEERARQEVAAQKSSEETEDKKMQE